From Megalops cyprinoides isolate fMegCyp1 chromosome 18, fMegCyp1.pri, whole genome shotgun sequence, one genomic window encodes:
- the mmp17b gene encoding matrix metalloproteinase-17b: MKVPLWISLLLCVYNCTGAVPAAMVTLTSQTASSSAPVSPTEDVSAELVDWLTQYGYLPPADLSTGQLQAWTAVTQAVKAMQKFAGLKDTGVVDEDTLNLMRTPRCSLPDEDVKHTHSLDSQMPLHRQKRGTSTWTHRNINWRLRSYPVSSVLSREMIRSLVFYALRVWAEPTQLEFHEVGSPGAADLQVDFLHGSHGDGYPFDGLGGAVGHAFFPSDPKRAGGVHLDSEEDWAFRQPASEGTDLFTVLVHEFGHALGLSHSSARRSVMRPYYQGPAGDPLHFTLGPPDREQITRLNTVDRCSTTFDAVAKIRGETFFFKGPYMWRVSSGALVSGKAASTRRLWSGLPPNFTPLRAVLERHSDHGIVFITGSQYWLFKDLSLQQGYPRPLSDLVAGGERAEQGLVWDTDKGAVWGERETVRVAGAGTSEAWRELLSAGVNGITTERDGSVYIFRGLSYWKFPAPGSEPEEGYPRSLATDWLDCPHPSPSLPAV, translated from the exons ATGAAGGTGCCACTCTGGATCTCACTTCTTTTGTGCGTCTACAACTGTACGGGAGCCGTCCCTGCTGCCATGGTAACACTGACCAGCCAAACTGCCTCTTCTTCTGCCCCTGTGAGCCCTACAGAGGATGTGAGTGCGGAGCTGGTG GATTGGCTGACACAATATGGCTACCTCCCACCTGCTGATCTCTCCACAGGACAGCTACAGGCCTGGACAGCCGTCACTCAGGCTGTTAAAGCCATGCAGAAATTTGCCGGTCTCAAAGACACAGGAGTAGTAG ATGAGGACACCCTAAATTTAATGCGCACACCACGCTGTTCACTCCCAGATGAAGATgtgaagcacacacactcactggaTTCCCAAATGcctctgcacagacagaagAGGGGCACGTCTACTTGGACTCACAGGAATATCAACTGGAG GTTGCGGTCATACCCTGTATCCTCAGTACTTTCCCGTGAGATGATTCGTTCCCTGGTGTTCTACGCTCTGAGGGTCTGGGCAGAACCAACCCAGCTAGAGTTCCATGAG GTGGGAAGTCCAGGGGCAGCAGACCTACAGGTGGACTTCCTACATGGTTCCCATGGCGATGGTTACCCATTTGATGGACTTGGAGGCGCAGTGGGCCATGCCTTCTTCCCGTCTGACCCTAAAAGAGCAGGTGGGGTTCACCTTGATTCAGAGGAAGACTGGGCCTTCCGACAACCAG ccTCAGAGGGCACGGACCTGTTCACGGTGCTGGTGCATGAGTTTGGCCACGCCCTGGGCTTGTCCCACTCCTCCGCCCGGCGCTCTGTGATGAGGCCTTACTACCAGGGCCCAGCGGGAGACCCTCTGCACTTCACCCTGGGCCCCCCCGACAGAGAGCAGATCACCAGACT CAATACTGTTGATCGCTGTTCCACCACCTTTGATGCAGTAGCCAAGATTAGAGGGGagacttttttctttaaag GGCCCTACATGTGGCGTGTCAGCAGCGGGGCGTTGGTTTCAGGCAAGGCTGCCTCAACGCGGAGGCTGTGGAGCGGCCTGCCTCCTAACTTCACCCCTCTCCGTGCCGTGCTGGAGAGACACTCAGACCATGGGATAGTCTTCATCACag GCTCCCAGTACTGGCTGTTCAAGGACCTCTCTCTCCAGCAAGGGTACCCTCGTCCCCTGTCTGATCTggtggcagggggagagagggcagagcagGGTCTGGTGTGGGACACAGACAAGGGGGCAGTttggggggaaagagagacagtgagggtgGCAGGAGCTGGAACCAGTGAGGCCTGGAGGGAGCTCCTCAGTGCAGGAGTTAATGGGAttaccacagagagagacg